From one Neovison vison isolate M4711 chromosome 1, ASM_NN_V1, whole genome shotgun sequence genomic stretch:
- the POU5F2 gene encoding POU domain, class 5, transcription factor 2 yields the protein MAGHRPSDFSPLPGSGRGGPRGPMPVRVGAPVWLSAQAVPSMLMIRPGISPGPEGWEVPLGPQPYGFYCGMAPHRPRIGAGEAGPRFRSPSGGAFRRPYMVLQCTPSLVLPEDVSKVEKEMEQLAKELRQKRMALGYSQADVGFAMGALFGRVLSQTTICRFESQQLSLANMWKLRPLLKMWLEEVDTKNFLGIRKMEMILRQARKQRRASRENRIRNNLEQLFLECPKPTPQQISCIAEQLRLQKELVQVWFHNRIKMDRQPTIDFSPPADVGAAGPPFPGGPVCFPLASGIHFGSPLYEEPYFIPMYSPTPFPVSGTFLSARVNAQGHPRHSPSV from the coding sequence ATGGCCGGACACAGGCCCTCAGACTTCTCCCCACTGCCAGGAAGTGGTAGGGGTGGGCCCAGAGGGCCAATGCCAGTGCGGGTTGGTGCTCCGGTCTGGTTGAGTGCCCAGGCGGTTCCCAGCATGCTGATGATCCGGCCAGGGATCAGCCCAGGCCCTGAGGGGTGGGAGGTGCCCCTGGGTCCACAACCCTACGGATTCTACTGTGGGATGGCACCCCACAGGCCCAGGATCGGAGCTGGTGAGGCTGGGCCCCGATTCCGGAGCCCCTCGGGGGGCGCCTTCCGGAGACCCTACATGGTCCTGCAATGCACCCCGAGTTTGGTGCTGCCAGAGGATGTCTCAAAGGTAGAGAAAGAGATGGAGCAGCTGGCCAAAGAGCTGAGGCAAAAGAGGATGGCCCTGGGGTATTCACAGGCCGACGTGGGGTTCGCCATGGGGGCTCTTTTTGGAAGAGTGCTTAGCCAGACAACCATCTGCCGCTTCGAGTCCCAGCAGCTCAGCCTCGCCAACATGTGGAAGCTGCGGCCACTGCTGAAAATGTGGCTGGAGGAGGTGGACACCAAGAACTTTCTGGGCATACGCAAAATGGAGATGATCCTGCGGCAGGCTCGGAAGCAGAGACGGGCAAGCAGGGAGAATCGCATCCGAAACAACCTGGAGCAACTCTTCTTGGAGTGCCCGAAGCCCACACCCCAGCAAATCAGCTGCATCGCTGAGCAGCTCCGGCTGCAGAAGGAGCTGGTCCAAGTTTGGTTCCATAACCGGATCAAGATGGATCGTCAGCCAACCATTGATTTCTCCCCACCGGCGGATGTGGGGGCAGCCGGGCCTCCTTTCCCAGGGGGACCAGTATGCTTTCCCCTGGCATCAGGGATCCATTTTGGTTCCCCGCTCTACGAAGAGCCCTACTTTATACCCATGTATTCCCCTACCCCTTTCCCTGTGTCAGGGACCTTCCTCTCTGCCCGAGTCAACGCTCAGGGCCACCCCAGGCACAGCCCCTCAGTTTGA